One Antarctobacter heliothermus DNA segment encodes these proteins:
- a CDS encoding beta-lactamase hydrolase domain-containing protein, protein MPEERAKEFRKITADITASPQITADHLQAIATAGCRSIICNRPDGEGADGPAGDDIFDAERAKGIETRYRLFQIPLCEYI, encoded by the coding sequence CTGCCGGAGGAGCGCGCCAAGGAATTCCGCAAGATCACAGCAGACATCACCGCTTCGCCCCAGATCACGGCTGACCATCTGCAGGCCATCGCGACTGCCGGGTGTCGGTCTATCATTTGCAACCGTCCCGACGGCGAAGGCGCTGATGGGCCGGCTGGTGATGACATCTTTGATGCGGAGCGGGCCAAGGGGATAGAGACGCGCTATCGGCTCTTTCAAATTCCGCTTTGTGAATATATATGA